The region AATACAGAGATGTTTGATTTCTCTTATTTTCTTGAAGTATTTCCTAAAATCTTGTCAAAGCTGCAGGTGACTCTCAGCCTGACTTTTACGGCGGCTGTTTTTTCGCTGGTGATCGGAATTGTCATTGCTGTCATCGGTTATTACAGAATTAAGGTTTTATATCCGTTGACCCGTTTCTACTTATCCGTGCTGCGGGGAACGCCTCTGGTGGCCCAGTTGTATTTCTTTTACTATGGTCTGGCCCGCCTCAGTGAAATTGTGCTGAATATGGAGCCGATGACGGCTGTTGCGCTGGTCCTGAGTCTGAACACGGGGGCCTTTATGTCCGAGAGCATCCGCGGGGCTTTGTTTTCTGTTGAGCCGGGACAAAAGGAGGCAGCGGCCATGCTGGGGATGACGGAGCTTCAGACAATCCTGCGGATCGTTCTGCCCCAGGCTTTCCGTGTGGCTCTGCCGTCCCTGTTCAATGACTTAATCAACCTGCTGAAGGCAACATCTCTGGCATTCATGCTGGGCATACGGGATGTCATGGGACAGGCAAAGAGCGAAGGCGCCCAGTCTTTCCGCTATTTTGAGATTTATCTGGCGGTTATGCTGATTTACTGGCTGCTGGTTCTGGCTCTTACCAGGATCCACAAGGTTCTTGACTGGAAATGCACACAGATGTATTAATCTTTTACCATAAAGGGAGGAAATTCAAATGAAAAAAATGTTACCTATTTTACTTACCATGACTGCTGTTCTTCTGGCAGGCTGCAACAGCAACCCTGCACCGGCCAATGCATCCTCAGCGGCGGAATCCACGGAAGCAGCGGCGGTTACTACGGCCGCGGCAGATAACGCAAGTACTAGTGAAATGGACCAGACCCGCAAGGTCATCGTTGCCACCGGCGGTTCCGGAGAGCCTTATAGCCTTCTTGGCGAAGACGGCAAGACGTGGACCGGCATTGATGCGGAGATGTGGAGTGAGATTGCCAGGCGTACCGGCTGGGAGGTAGAACCAAAGCAGGTGGAGTTTTCCGCCCTTTTTGGTGAGCTGGATACAGGGCGTGTGAATGTGGCAGCAAACTGCTTTGCAACAACGCCCGCTCGTATGGAGAAATACATCACGTCCCATCCCTACTATGGAGATGCCCAGTGCATCATTGTTAATGAAGATAAGGCCGATGTAAATTCCTTTGACCAGTTAAAGGGCCTGACCATCGGTGTGGCTCAGGGCCAGGCCTCTCAGGTATCGGTGGAAGCCATGGCGGAAACCTATGATTGGAAGGTTACCGTTTATGAGACAAGTGATACCGGATACCAGGACCTTTATTTAAAGAGAATCGATGCCATGGCAACCACAGACAG is a window of [Clostridium] saccharolyticum WM1 DNA encoding:
- a CDS encoding amino acid ABC transporter permease; amino-acid sequence: MFDFSYFLEVFPKILSKLQVTLSLTFTAAVFSLVIGIVIAVIGYYRIKVLYPLTRFYLSVLRGTPLVAQLYFFYYGLARLSEIVLNMEPMTAVALVLSLNTGAFMSESIRGALFSVEPGQKEAAAMLGMTELQTILRIVLPQAFRVALPSLFNDLINLLKATSLAFMLGIRDVMGQAKSEGAQSFRYFEIYLAVMLIYWLLVLALTRIHKVLDWKCTQMY
- a CDS encoding transporter substrate-binding domain-containing protein — encoded protein: MKKMLPILLTMTAVLLAGCNSNPAPANASSAAESTEAAAVTTAAADNASTSEMDQTRKVIVATGGSGEPYSLLGEDGKTWTGIDAEMWSEIARRTGWEVEPKQVEFSALFGELDTGRVNVAANCFATTPARMEKYITSHPYYGDAQCIIVNEDKADVNSFDQLKGLTIGVAQGQASQVSVEAMAETYDWKVTVYETSDTGYQDLYLKRIDAMATTDSLVYKYENLQNMKFHILDERLMSNNVAYFFQKNDEGQALCDEVDKVLDQMMEDGTTSKIITKWMYSDMTKLIQE